A single region of the Ictalurus punctatus breed USDA103 chromosome 26, Coco_2.0, whole genome shotgun sequence genome encodes:
- the LOC108258640 gene encoding zona pellucida sperm-binding protein 3, whose amino-acid sequence MLLKAVLLLVVRFCVVSPFPYMPDEAASDDSWPDLEESLPKYKAQTPVSPTPHTPCPPLKLPQFQQISSSDVHKLIFKPARNLRPVPALMKSILLPSPTPATAAPLPSKPRRIELLCHIDRIYVRVRKSLFTNPDAGKYLKVGTCTVNKDTAEYYYFLYPINSCTVQRHENENRVLYSNVLSYEPLTDEPVVRELPFSVPLECRYNKHFRSYNIGYHPQVEAGTVFLSLQGGVSLTPVDENWEPLGMLHSYTIGQPMYFVAMAPYGHAGTRLYLSKCYITASQNPDTTPNYTVMDNYGCMVDSKKTSQSKFHPSENKATLRFSVGALLFKDMVSQPENKTEMFIHCEMYLGPEIPTSSTKSCSYNADTQGWSELYGDDAVCACCDASCPAPEPSMSTRISSNAWMVEKGQNDQPASKSKTEVVEEAQSRGGFEMFWDVFDEVIN is encoded by the exons atgttattgaaaGCTGTGTTACTCTTGGTGGTGCGGTTTTGCGTGGTGAGTCCTTTTCCTTATATGCCTGATGAAGCTGCATCTGATGACTCATGGCCTGATCTGGAGGAATCCTTGCCAAAATACAAGGCTCAGACTCCAGTAAGCCCAACTCCTCATACTCCGTGTCCACCCTTGAAATTACCACAATTTCAGCAAATCAGCTCTTCAGATGTCCATAAGCTTATCTTTAAACCTGCAAGAAACCTTAGACCGGTACCTGCTTTGATGAAGTCTATATTGCTGCCATCACCTACTCCTGCCACAGCAGCTCCCTTGCCTTCTAAACCAAGACGTATAGAGCTTTTGTGCCACATTGACCGGATTTATGTGAGGGTTCGGAAGAGTCTCTTTACCAATCCAGATGCTGGGAAATATCTCAAAGTGGGAACATGTACTGTGAATAAGGATACAGCTGAGTATTACTACTTCCTATATCCCATCAACAGCTGCACTGTACAACGTCAT GAAAATGAGAACCGTGTTCTCTATTCAAATGTGTTGTCCTATGAGCCTCTGACCGATGAACCAGTTGTTCGTGAGCTACCATTTTCTGTGCCACTGGAGTGTCGTTACAACAA GCATTTCCGCTCCTACAATATTGGCTATCATCCTCAAGTGGAAGCAGGGACCGTTTTCTTGAGCTTACAAGGTGGAGTCTCCCTCACACCTGTAGATG aaaactggGAACCTCTTGGTATGTTGCACAGTTATACAATTGGCCAACCCATGTACTTTGTGGCCATGGCTCCCTATGGTCATGCTGGAACGAGGCTCTACTTAAGCAAGTGCTACATCACTGCTTCTCAGAACCCTGACACTACACCTAACTACACTGTGATGGATAACTATGG ATGCATGGTGGATAGTAAGAAGACCTCTCAAAGCAAGTTCCACCCTAGTGAGAATAAGGCCACATTAAGGTTCTCTGTGGGAGCCCTTCTGTTTAAAGACATGGTCTCCCAACCTGAAAACAAAACG GAAATGTTCATTCATTGTGAAATGTATCTGGGACCAGAAATACCAACTTCAAGCACAAAATCTTGTTCCTACAATGCAGATACACAAGG GTGGTCAGAGTTGTATGGAGATGATGCTGTCTGTGCTTGCTGTGATGCTTCCTGTCCTGCTCCAGAGCCCTCAA tgAGTACAAGGATCTCCAGCAATGCCTGGATGGTTGAGAAGGGCCAGAATGACCAGCCTGCATCAAAATCCAAAACAGAAGTAGTGGAAGAAGCCCAGTCTCGTGGAGGGTTTGAGATGTTTTGGGATGTCTTTGATGAAGTGATCAATTAA
- the LOC128629179 gene encoding zona pellucida sperm-binding protein 3 isoform X2, producing the protein MLLKAVLLLVGWTCMVSPFPYMLDDAASDDSWPDLEESSPKYKAQTPVNPTLHTPCPPLKLPQFQQIRSSDVHKLIFKPARNLRPVPALMKSILLPSPTPATAAPLPSKPRRIELLCHIDRIYVRVRKSLFTNPDAGKYLKVGTCTVNTDTAEYYYFLYPINSCNVQRHENENHVLYSNVLSYEPLTDEPVIRELPFSVPLECRYNKHFRSYNVGYHPQVEAGTIFLNLQGGVSLTPVDENWKRLASWQTYMIGQPMYFEAITPHGHAGMRLYLSKCYITASQNPDTTPKYTVMDNYGCMVDGKNTPQSKFYPSEDKATLRFSVGALMFKDMVSDPTEKKEMFIHCEMFLGPELPTSGTKSCSYMADAQGWSELYGNDLVCACCDTSCPAPDPSVTLKIISSGAWGVKGDQPMQSREEVLNYPELELFWDEADETRA; encoded by the exons ATGTTATTGAAAGCTGTGTTACTCTTGGTGGGGTGGACTTGTATGGTGAGTCCTTTTCCTTATATGCTTGATGACGCTGCATCTGATGACTCATGGCCTGATCTGGAGGAATCCTCGCCAAAATACAAGGCTCAGACTCCAGTAAACCCAACTCTTCATACTCCGTGTCCACCCTTGAAATTACCACAATTTCAGCAAATCCGCTCTTCAGATGTCCATAAGCTTATTTTTAAACCTGCAAGAAACCTTAGACCGGTACCTGCTTTGATGAAGTCTATATTGCTGCCATCACCTACTCCTGCCACAGCAGCTCCCTTGCCTTCTAAACCAAGACGTATAGAGCTTTTGTGCCACATTGACCGGATTTATGTGAGGGTTCGGAAGAGTCTCTTTACCAATCCAGATGCTGGGAAATATCTCAAAGTGGGAACATGTACTGTGAATACGGATACAGCTGAGTATTACTACTTCCTATATCCCATCAACAGCTGCAATGTACAACGTCAT GAAAATGAGAACCATGTTCTCTATTCAAACGTGTTGTCCTATGAGCCTCTGACCGATGAACCAGTTATTCGTGAGCTACCATTTTCTGTGCCACTGGAGTGTCGTTACAACAA GCATTTCCGCTCCTATAATGTTGGCTATCATCCTCAAGTGGAAGCAGGGACTATCTTCTTGAACTTACAAGGTGGAGTCTCCCTCACACCTGTAGATG agaaTTGGAAGCGCCTAGCTAGTTGGCAGACCTATATGATTGGCCAGCCCATGTACTTTGAGGCCATAACTCCCCATGGTCATGCTGGAATGAGGCTGTACTTAAGCAAGTGCTACATCACTGCTTCTCAGAACCCTGATACTACACCTAAATACACTGTGATGGATAACTATGG ATGCATGGTGGATGGTAAGAACACTCCTCAAAGCAAGTTTTACCCTAGTGAGGACAAGGCAACATTAAGGTTCTCTGTGGGAGCCCTTATGTTTAAGGACATGGTCTCTGATCCTACTGAAAAGAAG GAAATGTTCATTCATTGTGAGATGTTCCTGGGACCAGAATTACCAACTTCAGGAACAAAATCATGTTCCTACATGGCAGATGCACAAGG GTGGTCAGAGTTGTATGGAAATGACTTGGTTTGTGCTTGCTGTGACACTTCCTGTCCTGCCCCAGATCCCTCAG TGACTCTGAAGATTATCTCCAGTGGTGCCTGGGGGGTTAAGGGTGACCAACCCATGCAATCAAGGGAGGAAGTCCTGAATTATCCAGAGTTGGAGCTCTTCTGGGACGAAGCTGATGAAACAAGAGCTTAA
- the LOC108258641 gene encoding zona pellucida sperm-binding protein 3 has product MLLKAVLLLVGWTCMVSPYPSMLDEAASDDSWPDLEESSPKYKAQTPVSPTPHTPCPPLKLPQFQQISSSDVHKLIFKPARNLRPVPALMKSILLPSPTPATAAPLPSKPRRIELLCHIDRIYVRVQKSLFTNPDAGKYLKVGTCTVNKDSPKYYYFLYPINSCTVQHHENENHVLYSNVLSYEPLTDEPVIRELPFSVPLECRYNKHFRSYNIGYHPQVEAGTVFLSLQGGVSLTPVDENWEPLASWQTYMIGQPMYFEAMTPHGHAGMRLYLSKCYITASQNPDTTPKYTVMDNYGCMVDSKNTPQSKFYPSEDKATLRFSVGALMFKDMVSDPSEKKEMFIHCEMYLGPEMPTSSTKSCSYVADAQGWSELYGNDLVCACCDTSCPAPDPSVSMETISSSAWEVKHDQPTH; this is encoded by the exons atgttattgaaaGCTGTGTTACTCTTGGTGGGGTGGACTTGCATGGTGAGTCCTTATCCTTCTATGCTTGATGAAGCTGCATCTGATGACTCATGGCCTGATCTGGAGGAATCCTCGCCAAAATACAAGGCTCAGACTCCAGTAAGCCCAACTCCTCATACTCCGTGTCCACCCTTGAAATTACCACAATTTCAGCAAATCAGCTCTTCAGATGTCCATAAGCTTATTTTTAAACCTGCAAGAAACCTTAGACCGGTACCTGCTTTGATGAAGTCTATATTACTGCCATCACCTACTCCTGCAACAGCAGCTCCCTTGCCTTCTAAACCAAGACGTATAGAGCTTTTGTGCCACATTGACCGGATTTATGTGAGGGTTCAGAAGAGTCTCTTTACCAATCCAGATGCTGGGAAATATCTCAAAGTGGGAACATGTACTGTGAATAAGGATTCACCTAAGTATTACTACTTCCTATATCCCATCAACAGCTGCACTGTACAACATCAT GAAAATGAGAACCATGTTCTCTATTCAAACGTGTTGTCCTATGAGCCTCTGACTGATGAACCAGTTATTCGTGAGCTACCATTTTCTGTGCCACTGGAGTGTCGTTACAACAA GCATTTCCGCTCCTACAATATTGGCTATCATCCTCAAGTGGAAGCAGGGACTGTTTTCTTGAGCTTACAAGGTGGAGTCTCCCTCACACCTGTAGATG aGAACTGGGAACCTCTTGCTAGTTGGCAGACCTATATGATTGGCCAGCCAATGTACTTTGAGGCCATGACTCCCCATGGTCATGCTGGAATGAGGCTGTACTTAAGCAAGTGCTACATCACTGCTTCTCAGAACCCTGACACTACACCTAAATACACTGTGATGGATAACTATGG GTGCATGGTGGACAGTAAGAACACTCCTCAAAGCAAGTTTTACCCTAGTGAGGACAAGGCCACATTAAGGTTCTCTGTGGGAGCCCTTATGTTTAAGGACATGGTCTCTGATCCTAGTGAAAAGAAG GAAATGTTCATTCATTGTGAAATGTATCTGGGACCAGAAATGCCAACTTCAAGCACTAAATCATGTTCCTATGTGGCAGATGCCCAAGG GTGGTCAGAGTTGTATGGAAATGACTTGGTTTGTGCTTGCTGTGACACTTCCTGTCCTGCCCCAGATCCCTCAG TGAGTATGGAGACAATCTCCAGCAGTGCCTGGGAGGTTAAGCATGACCAACCCACACACTAA
- the LOC128629179 gene encoding zona pellucida sperm-binding protein 3 isoform X1, which translates to MLLKAVLLLVGWTCMVSPFPYMLDDAASDDSWPDLEESSPKYKAQTPVNPTLHTPCPPLKLPQFQQIRSSDVHKLIFKPARNLRPVPALMKSILLPSPTPATAAPLPSKPRRIELLCHIDRIYVRVRKSLFTNPDAGKYLKVGTCTVNTDTAEYYYFLYPINSCNVQRHENENHVLYSNVLSYEPLTDEPVIRELPFSVPLECRYNKHFRSYNVGYHPQVEAGTIFLNLQGGVSLTPVDENWKRLASWQTYMIGQPMYFEAITPHGHAGMRLYLSKCYITASQNPDTTPKYTVMDNYGCMVDGKNTPQSKFYPSEDKATLRFSVGALMFKDMVSDPTEKKVTATCEADPVNILEMFIHCEMFLGPELPTSGTKSCSYMADAQGWSELYGNDLVCACCDTSCPAPDPSVTLKIISSGAWGVKGDQPMQSREEVLNYPELELFWDEADETRA; encoded by the exons ATGTTATTGAAAGCTGTGTTACTCTTGGTGGGGTGGACTTGTATGGTGAGTCCTTTTCCTTATATGCTTGATGACGCTGCATCTGATGACTCATGGCCTGATCTGGAGGAATCCTCGCCAAAATACAAGGCTCAGACTCCAGTAAACCCAACTCTTCATACTCCGTGTCCACCCTTGAAATTACCACAATTTCAGCAAATCCGCTCTTCAGATGTCCATAAGCTTATTTTTAAACCTGCAAGAAACCTTAGACCGGTACCTGCTTTGATGAAGTCTATATTGCTGCCATCACCTACTCCTGCCACAGCAGCTCCCTTGCCTTCTAAACCAAGACGTATAGAGCTTTTGTGCCACATTGACCGGATTTATGTGAGGGTTCGGAAGAGTCTCTTTACCAATCCAGATGCTGGGAAATATCTCAAAGTGGGAACATGTACTGTGAATACGGATACAGCTGAGTATTACTACTTCCTATATCCCATCAACAGCTGCAATGTACAACGTCAT GAAAATGAGAACCATGTTCTCTATTCAAACGTGTTGTCCTATGAGCCTCTGACCGATGAACCAGTTATTCGTGAGCTACCATTTTCTGTGCCACTGGAGTGTCGTTACAACAA GCATTTCCGCTCCTATAATGTTGGCTATCATCCTCAAGTGGAAGCAGGGACTATCTTCTTGAACTTACAAGGTGGAGTCTCCCTCACACCTGTAGATG agaaTTGGAAGCGCCTAGCTAGTTGGCAGACCTATATGATTGGCCAGCCCATGTACTTTGAGGCCATAACTCCCCATGGTCATGCTGGAATGAGGCTGTACTTAAGCAAGTGCTACATCACTGCTTCTCAGAACCCTGATACTACACCTAAATACACTGTGATGGATAACTATGG ATGCATGGTGGATGGTAAGAACACTCCTCAAAGCAAGTTTTACCCTAGTGAGGACAAGGCAACATTAAGGTTCTCTGTGGGAGCCCTTATGTTTAAGGACATGGTCTCTGATCCTACTGAAAAGAAGGTAACTGCAACATGTGAAGCTGACCCTGTCAACATCCTG GAAATGTTCATTCATTGTGAGATGTTCCTGGGACCAGAATTACCAACTTCAGGAACAAAATCATGTTCCTACATGGCAGATGCACAAGG GTGGTCAGAGTTGTATGGAAATGACTTGGTTTGTGCTTGCTGTGACACTTCCTGTCCTGCCCCAGATCCCTCAG TGACTCTGAAGATTATCTCCAGTGGTGCCTGGGGGGTTAAGGGTGACCAACCCATGCAATCAAGGGAGGAAGTCCTGAATTATCCAGAGTTGGAGCTCTTCTGGGACGAAGCTGATGAAACAAGAGCTTAA
- the LOC128629179 gene encoding zona pellucida sperm-binding protein 3 isoform X3: MLLKAVLLLVGWTCMVSPFPYMLDDAASDDSWPDLEESSPKYKAQTPVNPTLHTPCPPLKLPQFQQIRSSDVHKLIFKPARNLRPVPALMKSILLPSPTPATAAPLPSKPRRIELLCHIDRIYVRVRKSLFTNPDAGKYLKVGTCTVNTDTENENHVLYSNVLSYEPLTDEPVIRELPFSVPLECRYNKHFRSYNVGYHPQVEAGTIFLNLQGGVSLTPVDENWKRLASWQTYMIGQPMYFEAITPHGHAGMRLYLSKCYITASQNPDTTPKYTVMDNYGCMVDGKNTPQSKFYPSEDKATLRFSVGALMFKDMVSDPTEKKVTATCEADPVNILEMFIHCEMFLGPELPTSGTKSCSYMADAQGWSELYGNDLVCACCDTSCPAPDPSVTLKIISSGAWGVKGDQPMQSREEVLNYPELELFWDEADETRA, translated from the exons ATGTTATTGAAAGCTGTGTTACTCTTGGTGGGGTGGACTTGTATGGTGAGTCCTTTTCCTTATATGCTTGATGACGCTGCATCTGATGACTCATGGCCTGATCTGGAGGAATCCTCGCCAAAATACAAGGCTCAGACTCCAGTAAACCCAACTCTTCATACTCCGTGTCCACCCTTGAAATTACCACAATTTCAGCAAATCCGCTCTTCAGATGTCCATAAGCTTATTTTTAAACCTGCAAGAAACCTTAGACCGGTACCTGCTTTGATGAAGTCTATATTGCTGCCATCACCTACTCCTGCCACAGCAGCTCCCTTGCCTTCTAAACCAAGACGTATAGAGCTTTTGTGCCACATTGACCGGATTTATGTGAGGGTTCGGAAGAGTCTCTTTACCAATCCAGATGCTGGGAAATATCTCAAAGTGGGAACATGTACTGTGAATACGGATACA GAAAATGAGAACCATGTTCTCTATTCAAACGTGTTGTCCTATGAGCCTCTGACCGATGAACCAGTTATTCGTGAGCTACCATTTTCTGTGCCACTGGAGTGTCGTTACAACAA GCATTTCCGCTCCTATAATGTTGGCTATCATCCTCAAGTGGAAGCAGGGACTATCTTCTTGAACTTACAAGGTGGAGTCTCCCTCACACCTGTAGATG agaaTTGGAAGCGCCTAGCTAGTTGGCAGACCTATATGATTGGCCAGCCCATGTACTTTGAGGCCATAACTCCCCATGGTCATGCTGGAATGAGGCTGTACTTAAGCAAGTGCTACATCACTGCTTCTCAGAACCCTGATACTACACCTAAATACACTGTGATGGATAACTATGG ATGCATGGTGGATGGTAAGAACACTCCTCAAAGCAAGTTTTACCCTAGTGAGGACAAGGCAACATTAAGGTTCTCTGTGGGAGCCCTTATGTTTAAGGACATGGTCTCTGATCCTACTGAAAAGAAGGTAACTGCAACATGTGAAGCTGACCCTGTCAACATCCTG GAAATGTTCATTCATTGTGAGATGTTCCTGGGACCAGAATTACCAACTTCAGGAACAAAATCATGTTCCTACATGGCAGATGCACAAGG GTGGTCAGAGTTGTATGGAAATGACTTGGTTTGTGCTTGCTGTGACACTTCCTGTCCTGCCCCAGATCCCTCAG TGACTCTGAAGATTATCTCCAGTGGTGCCTGGGGGGTTAAGGGTGACCAACCCATGCAATCAAGGGAGGAAGTCCTGAATTATCCAGAGTTGGAGCTCTTCTGGGACGAAGCTGATGAAACAAGAGCTTAA